The following DNA comes from Streptococcus pasteurianus.
TAAAACGACTGAATTTGACAGAAAAAATAGCATTTGTTCGGATACTGCCTATCAAAAAAATGAAAATGTTATGAAAACGTTTTAAAAAGAATGAAAAAAGAAAAAACTCAAAAAAGAGAGTTTTTCATAAATTTATAGAAAAATTTTTTCAAGTTCTTTGGCAACACCATCTTCTTCATTAGAAAATTCACTTTGTTTATCGGCAAATGGCAGAAGAGTGTCACTTGCATTTTTCATAGCGTAGCCTGTTCCAGCAAATGATAGCATCTCGGTGTCATTATGTTCGTCACCAAAAGCAATCAAGTTATCTTGAGAGATATTGAGTATTTTTAGGAGATATTTTAAAGCATAGGCTTTGTTGATACCTTTTGGTGAAAATTCGAGAATGTTCAGCGGACCGCCCCAAGAATCAACTTCGATTGCGTAATTGAAGTGTTTACGCATCTCTTCTGCAAGAGCGTATTTATCTTGATGGCGTGTTTGCATGAGAATGCCGTTCGGATTTTTAGTGATTTTTTTGATGTCCATTGACATTTTTTTAGTAATTTCTGGGACACCGAAAAGCTGAGGGTTTACGCGATTATGGTCTTGGGCGCTAATATAGAATTTTTTTCGGTACTCGCTGGCAATAAAATCTGCTTCAATGCTTTGTTGCATATCAAGAATATCAAGCAGGTATTGCTTGTCAATCGTAACGCTATGTTCCCATTCCCATTTTTTCTCGGGTAAATGCGTGAGCGAGCCATTGAAAGAAATCATCGGAGTTGATAATTCAAGGCGGCGATAGTGTTCAAGTGCCATACGATAAGGACGCCCAGTTGCAATAACGACCTTATGCCCTTTATTTTGAACCTTTTTAATCGTTTCAACGGTATAATCTGAAATGGTATTGTCGCTGCGCAACAATGTGCCGTCTAAATCAAGTGCAATCATTTTCTTTATCATAGCTGTTATTATAACAAAAAAGACTATAAAATTAAAAGAAAAGATTTCTATGCTATAATAGTAGTAATAAAAAATGAGGTTTTCGATTCATGTATAAAATTGTTTGGAGTCACTTATTTGCCTTGGGCATTATTCTGGGAGTTGTTTATTATCAGTCTAACGT
Coding sequences within:
- a CDS encoding Cof-type HAD-IIB family hydrolase translates to MIKKMIALDLDGTLLRSDNTISDYTVETIKKVQNKGHKVVIATGRPYRMALEHYRRLELSTPMISFNGSLTHLPEKKWEWEHSVTIDKQYLLDILDMQQSIEADFIASEYRKKFYISAQDHNRVNPQLFGVPEITKKMSMDIKKITKNPNGILMQTRHQDKYALAEEMRKHFNYAIEVDSWGGPLNILEFSPKGINKAYALKYLLKILNISQDNLIAFGDEHNDTEMLSFAGTGYAMKNASDTLLPFADKQSEFSNEEDGVAKELEKIFL